A region from the Sulfitobacter sp. D7 genome encodes:
- a CDS encoding TadE/TadG family type IV pilus assembly protein — translation MIRFLKDRFRRSEAGGVTVEFVILLPLVFYFFFLALETGLWSAREIMLRRATNLAVRDVRLATGATPGYDAMKALICERSVFDAGCLENIRIEMRALPIADWADLGGPAPCVDRDEDFDPANGFLPGQQNNLMMMRVCRLFEPLLPGTGLGRQLPEGSDGQYGVRVTTAFVTEPRG, via the coding sequence ATGATCCGCTTTCTCAAAGACCGCTTTCGCCGATCCGAGGCGGGCGGGGTCACCGTTGAGTTCGTCATCCTGTTGCCGCTGGTCTTTTACTTCTTCTTCCTCGCGCTTGAGACCGGTCTGTGGAGCGCGCGTGAGATCATGCTGCGCCGTGCCACGAATTTGGCCGTGCGGGACGTGCGTTTGGCGACTGGCGCCACGCCGGGCTATGACGCGATGAAAGCGCTGATTTGCGAGCGTTCGGTATTTGATGCGGGCTGCCTAGAGAATATCCGGATCGAGATGCGCGCCTTGCCGATTGCCGATTGGGCTGACTTGGGCGGCCCTGCGCCTTGCGTGGACCGGGACGAAGATTTCGACCCGGCAAACGGCTTTCTGCCCGGCCAGCAGAACAATCTGATGATGATGCGCGTATGTCGTCTTTTTGAGCCACTTTTGCCGGGGACCGGTTTAGGCCGTCAACTGCCCGAAGGCTCCGACGGGCAATACGGCGTGCGGGTCACCACCGCTTTCGTAACGGAGCCACGCGGATGA
- a CDS encoding TadE/TadG family type IV pilus assembly protein, with translation MRRKVISRMLFDRVKRFSKDEAGGMLVLMLVVFFGITIFGGLAVDLANHERTRTTFQTHLDNAVLAAASLSQNLDPEEVVRSYLTSAGLDPSEVAIDTSEEKIGGILVGRTVEASLPAGLNTYFFRFFDIDTLGMTITSEATERVEDIEISLVLDVSGSMGEETSDRSGIKLTLLKRAAIDFVETILSDSEEGRVSISIVPYSTKVNAGEALLGQYAATTEHNYSHCVDFDANDYGSLSIDPDQQIQRTGHFQFQSMSTSDRDRGQWVCRKDGGFAITPLSDSVSVLRSQILALTAEGSTSIDVGAKWGLALLDPSAQEPVNGLINAGLVEPEFQGRPHPHGAENSMKVLVLMTDGENYPEYRLEPEYASGESDVIRTDYGSVVFYTTDSAERSNEYDGDNSYPEAYFYATHPWGSDRMWHDTTLLNHPSLEKYKSQGEEERLDWPEVWAEMSPYYYGYNLYGRRRSVTWWGGSQVWSSLASSFWANMHNTISASEKDRRLRQICGVANTAGVVVYSIGMDVESTNSLNLLKDCASSEAHYFDVQGLEIQTAFDMIAASISMLRLTK, from the coding sequence ATGAGGCGCAAAGTTATTAGTCGAATGCTTTTCGATCGAGTGAAGCGTTTTTCCAAGGACGAGGCCGGCGGGATGCTGGTCCTCATGTTGGTCGTGTTTTTCGGCATTACGATCTTTGGCGGTCTGGCCGTGGATCTGGCGAACCACGAGCGGACGCGGACCACATTTCAGACCCACCTCGACAATGCCGTGCTGGCCGCGGCCAGCCTGTCGCAAAACCTCGACCCCGAAGAGGTCGTGCGCAGCTACCTGACGTCTGCGGGGCTTGACCCCTCCGAGGTGGCGATCGACACGAGCGAAGAAAAGATCGGCGGCATTCTGGTGGGGCGGACGGTCGAAGCCTCGCTTCCCGCCGGGCTGAACACTTATTTCTTCCGGTTTTTCGACATCGACACGCTCGGCATGACGATCACGTCAGAGGCGACCGAGCGGGTGGAAGATATCGAGATTTCGCTCGTGCTCGACGTGTCGGGGTCGATGGGGGAGGAAACCAGCGACCGAAGCGGGATTAAGCTGACCCTGCTTAAGCGCGCGGCCATCGATTTCGTGGAGACAATCCTAAGCGATTCCGAAGAGGGGCGTGTGTCGATTTCGATTGTTCCCTATTCGACGAAGGTTAACGCAGGGGAGGCTCTGCTGGGCCAATATGCAGCAACCACAGAGCATAACTATTCGCATTGCGTAGATTTTGACGCGAATGATTACGGCTCCTTATCAATCGATCCCGACCAACAGATCCAGCGGACCGGACACTTTCAGTTCCAGAGCATGTCGACTTCTGATCGGGATCGTGGCCAGTGGGTTTGCCGTAAAGACGGGGGCTTTGCGATCACGCCACTGTCGGACTCGGTATCGGTACTGAGATCGCAAATTCTTGCCTTGACCGCCGAAGGGTCAACGTCGATCGATGTTGGTGCGAAATGGGGGTTGGCGTTGCTTGACCCCTCCGCGCAAGAGCCAGTGAACGGATTGATCAACGCCGGTTTGGTGGAACCTGAGTTCCAAGGCCGTCCACATCCGCATGGCGCTGAGAACAGCATGAAAGTACTGGTGCTGATGACGGATGGTGAGAACTATCCGGAATATCGACTTGAGCCCGAATATGCATCTGGCGAGTCCGACGTTATCCGCACTGATTACGGTTCGGTCGTGTTTTATACAACGGATTCGGCGGAACGCTCAAACGAGTACGACGGGGATAATTCCTATCCCGAAGCCTACTTTTACGCGACCCATCCTTGGGGGTCCGACCGGATGTGGCATGACACCACACTGCTTAATCATCCTAGTTTAGAGAAATATAAGAGTCAGGGAGAGGAAGAGCGGCTCGACTGGCCCGAGGTTTGGGCAGAGATGTCCCCCTACTACTACGGATATAATCTCTATGGTCGGCGGCGATCGGTGACCTGGTGGGGCGGATCGCAGGTTTGGAGCTCCCTTGCGAGCAGCTTCTGGGCCAACATGCATAACACAATCAGTGCGAGCGAGAAGGACCGGCGGCTGCGTCAAATCTGCGGTGTCGCGAATACCGCTGGGGTCGTGGTCTATTCCATCGGCATGGATGTCGAAAGTACCAACTCACTCAACCTCCTGAAAGATTGCGCCTCATCCGAGGCCCATTACTTCGACGTTCAGGGTTTGGAAATCCAAACCGCATTCGACATGATCGCCGCGTCCATCTCTATGCTGAGGCTGACGAAATGA
- a CDS encoding beta-ketoacyl-ACP synthase III: MYQAAITGTGVFTPQQTITNAELVEAFNAYADLYNAENAEAIGAGTLEAKAHSSEEFIVKASGIEQRYVMDKSGVLDPNVMHPLLRQRADEEPSLMAEMAVDAAQKALAAAGKTADDVDAVICAASNLERAYPAVAIEIQELLGVKGFAFDMNVACSSATFGIQAAADMIRSGSIRSALVVNPEICSAHLEWRDRDCHFIFGDVATATLLERAEDVEGPCFEVISTRCATEYSNNIRNNNGFLRRSRPDGLSDRRDMQFMQNGRKVFKEVLPMVADHIGGHMADNGLESDDLKRIWLHQANKSMNDFIGRKVLGREPELGEQPNILQDYANTSSAGSIIAFAKNSDDLQDGDTGLICSFGAGYSVGSVIVKKRG, from the coding sequence ATGTATCAAGCCGCTATCACCGGCACGGGCGTTTTCACGCCTCAGCAAACCATTACCAACGCCGAACTGGTCGAAGCCTTCAACGCCTATGCCGACCTCTACAACGCCGAGAATGCCGAGGCGATCGGCGCGGGCACCCTAGAGGCCAAGGCGCATTCTTCGGAAGAGTTCATCGTCAAGGCCAGCGGTATCGAGCAGCGCTATGTCATGGACAAATCCGGCGTGTTGGACCCCAATGTCATGCATCCCCTGCTGCGCCAGCGCGCGGATGAGGAACCCTCCCTGATGGCGGAAATGGCCGTTGATGCTGCGCAAAAGGCGCTCGCCGCCGCTGGAAAGACCGCCGATGATGTGGATGCGGTGATCTGCGCGGCCTCCAATCTTGAGCGCGCCTACCCCGCCGTGGCCATCGAAATTCAAGAGCTTCTGGGCGTGAAGGGCTTTGCCTTCGACATGAACGTGGCCTGTTCTTCGGCCACATTCGGCATTCAGGCGGCGGCCGATATGATCCGCTCCGGCTCCATCCGCTCTGCCCTCGTGGTGAACCCGGAAATCTGTTCCGCCCACCTCGAATGGCGCGACCGGGATTGCCACTTCATCTTTGGCGATGTCGCCACCGCCACGCTGCTGGAGCGTGCCGAAGATGTCGAAGGCCCCTGTTTCGAAGTCATCTCAACCCGCTGCGCGACTGAGTACTCCAACAACATCCGCAACAACAACGGCTTCCTCCGCCGGTCCCGCCCCGACGGGCTGAGCGACCGACGCGATATGCAGTTCATGCAGAATGGGCGCAAAGTGTTTAAGGAAGTGTTGCCCATGGTGGCCGATCATATCGGCGGGCATATGGCCGACAATGGGCTGGAGTCCGACGACCTTAAACGCATTTGGCTGCATCAGGCGAACAAATCGATGAACGATTTCATTGGGCGCAAGGTGCTGGGCCGGGAGCCTGAGCTAGGCGAACAGCCCAACATTCTGCAAGACTACGCCAATACCTCCTCCGCTGGGTCGATCATCGCTTTCGCAAAGAATTCCGATGACCTGCAAGACGGGGACACGGGGCTGATCTGCTCTTTCGGCGCGGGCTATTCCGTCGGATCGGTCATCGTCAAAAAGCGCGGTTAA
- a CDS encoding thymidine kinase has product MAKLYFNYSTMNAGKSTVLLQAAHNYVERGMVPFLLTAQFDNRAGEGRIASRIGIGQEADTFAPGEDLLAKIESRLEQGPCACIFVDEAQFLEVEQVWQLARAVDDLGVPIMCFGLRVDFRGELFPGSATLLALADEMREVRTICHCGKKATMVVRRDAEGQAMRDGAQVQIGGNETYVSLCRKHWRAAVGDG; this is encoded by the coding sequence ATGGCAAAGCTCTACTTCAATTACTCCACCATGAACGCTGGCAAATCCACTGTGCTGCTACAGGCGGCGCATAACTATGTGGAGCGCGGGATGGTGCCCTTTTTGCTGACCGCGCAGTTCGACAATCGCGCAGGCGAAGGGCGCATCGCCTCGCGCATCGGCATCGGGCAAGAGGCCGATACTTTTGCCCCGGGCGAAGACCTTTTGGCCAAGATCGAAAGCCGGTTAGAGCAAGGCCCCTGCGCCTGTATCTTTGTCGATGAGGCGCAGTTTCTTGAGGTCGAGCAGGTCTGGCAACTGGCCCGCGCGGTGGATGATCTGGGCGTGCCGATCATGTGCTTTGGGCTGCGGGTCGATTTCCGTGGTGAGCTTTTCCCCGGCTCTGCCACGCTGCTCGCGCTGGCCGATGAGATGCGCGAAGTGCGCACCATTTGCCATTGCGGCAAGAAGGCCACAATGGTCGTGCGCCGCGACGCCGAAGGGCAAGCGATGCGCGACGGCGCGCAGGTGCAGATCGGCGGGAACGAGACCTATGTCTCACTCTGCCGCAAGCACTGGCGCGCCGCCGTGGGCGATGGCTAA
- a CDS encoding 2-hydroxyacid dehydrogenase encodes MKKILIARPLPKEVTVTLTGCEVTVREETAPLSADEMRAALRDYDGVMPTLGDVFSAEVFADVPVPRCKILANFGVGYNHIDAAAARAAGVEVTNTPGAVTDATADVAMTLMLMSARRAGEGERLVRSGAWEGWHPTQMLGLHLTGKRVGIVGMGRIGQAIARRCHYGFEMQVSYFNRSAKELDFSATRVESLTALAEAVDVLVVAVPGGGATRHLIDETVLGAMQPHAHLINIARGDVVQEAALIAALQAGRIGGAGLDVYEFEPKVPQALRDLDNAVLLPHLGTAAHEVRVDMGLMAVANLQAFIDGSTPPNRV; translated from the coding sequence TTGAAAAAGATACTGATTGCCAGACCCTTGCCCAAAGAGGTCACCGTCACCTTGACGGGCTGCGAAGTAACCGTTCGCGAGGAAACCGCCCCCCTCTCGGCCGATGAAATGCGCGCGGCTTTGCGCGACTATGACGGGGTAATGCCGACCTTGGGGGATGTATTCTCGGCCGAAGTCTTTGCCGATGTGCCCGTTCCGCGCTGCAAGATCCTCGCCAATTTTGGCGTCGGCTATAACCACATCGACGCGGCAGCGGCCCGCGCGGCGGGGGTGGAGGTAACTAACACCCCCGGCGCGGTCACCGATGCGACGGCGGATGTCGCCATGACGCTGATGCTGATGTCCGCCCGCCGCGCCGGCGAAGGGGAGCGGTTGGTCCGCTCGGGCGCGTGGGAAGGGTGGCACCCGACCCAGATGCTGGGGCTGCACCTGACCGGCAAGCGGGTCGGCATCGTCGGCATGGGCCGGATCGGGCAGGCCATCGCGCGGCGGTGTCACTATGGGTTCGAGATGCAGGTCAGTTATTTTAACCGCAGCGCGAAGGAGTTGGATTTCTCGGCCACCCGTGTCGAAAGCCTGACTGCGCTGGCCGAGGCCGTGGATGTGCTTGTCGTTGCCGTGCCCGGCGGCGGTGCCACGCGGCATTTGATCGATGAGACCGTGCTCGGCGCGATGCAGCCCCATGCGCATCTGATCAACATCGCCCGCGGCGATGTGGTGCAGGAGGCGGCGTTGATCGCGGCCTTGCAAGCGGGGCGCATCGGTGGCGCCGGGCTGGATGTCTATGAATTCGAGCCCAAAGTGCCGCAGGCGCTGCGGGATCTCGACAATGCTGTGCTGCTGCCGCATCTGGGCACGGCGGCGCATGAGGTCCGCGTCGATATGGGGCTGATGGCTGTGGCCAATCTACAAGCCTTCATTGACGGAAGCACCCCGCCGAACCGGGTTTAG
- a CDS encoding tRNA-binding protein, which produces MAEITFDDFLKVDIRVGTVTRAEAFPEARKPAIKLWVDFGAEIGERKTSAQITAHYTPETLVGRQVMAVVNFPARQIGPFMSEVLVLGLPDKDGEIVLLSPDQKVPEGGRMH; this is translated from the coding sequence ATGGCTGAGATCACTTTCGACGATTTTCTGAAGGTCGACATTCGCGTCGGCACCGTGACCCGGGCCGAAGCCTTCCCCGAAGCGCGCAAACCGGCGATCAAACTCTGGGTGGATTTCGGCGCTGAGATCGGGGAGCGTAAGACCTCTGCCCAGATCACGGCGCATTATACACCCGAAACGCTGGTGGGGCGGCAGGTCATGGCCGTGGTGAACTTCCCCGCGCGCCAGATCGGGCCTTTCATGTCCGAAGTGCTGGTGCTTGGCCTGCCGGATAAGGACGGAGAGATCGTGCTGTTGTCGCCCGATCAAAAGGTGCCCGAAGGAGGGCGGATGCATTGA
- the proC gene encoding pyrroline-5-carboxylate reductase — MKDGRVARDGLVLLGCGKMGSAMLEGWLAKGLPASSVWVVDPKPSDWLQSAGVNLNATLPAAPAVVLVAVKPQMMADALPTLQAMGNGETLFVSVAAGTTIGYFESVLGGDTPIVRAMPNTPAAISKGITAIVGNAKAGSRSLDEAETLLSAVGEVVRLTEEAQIDAVTGVSGSGPAYVFHMIECMAAAGVAQGLPEELAMQLAKATVAGAGALAMQAEEDPAQLRVNVTSPNGTTQAALEVLMDEAEGFPPLLKRAVAAAADRSRELANG, encoded by the coding sequence ATGAAAGACGGCAGAGTGGCGCGCGACGGCTTGGTTTTGCTGGGCTGTGGCAAAATGGGATCGGCCATGTTGGAAGGCTGGCTGGCAAAGGGACTGCCTGCAAGCTCGGTTTGGGTGGTGGACCCCAAGCCCTCCGATTGGCTGCAAAGCGCGGGCGTGAACCTTAACGCCACGCTGCCTGCCGCTCCGGCCGTGGTGCTGGTGGCGGTCAAGCCGCAGATGATGGCGGATGCGCTGCCGACGCTTCAGGCGATGGGCAACGGCGAGACGCTATTCGTCAGCGTCGCAGCGGGCACCACCATCGGCTATTTCGAAAGCGTCCTTGGCGGCGACACACCCATCGTGCGGGCCATGCCCAATACCCCCGCCGCCATCTCCAAAGGGATCACCGCCATCGTTGGCAACGCCAAGGCGGGCAGCCGGTCTTTGGATGAGGCCGAGACCCTGCTCAGCGCCGTGGGTGAAGTCGTGCGTCTGACCGAAGAGGCGCAGATCGACGCGGTCACGGGGGTCAGCGGCTCGGGCCCAGCCTATGTCTTTCACATGATCGAATGCATGGCCGCCGCCGGTGTGGCCCAAGGCTTGCCCGAAGAACTGGCCATGCAATTGGCCAAGGCGACCGTGGCCGGGGCAGGGGCGCTGGCGATGCAGGCCGAAGAAGACCCCGCCCAGCTTCGCGTCAACGTGACCAGCCCCAATGGCACCACCCAAGCGGCGCTTGAGGTGCTGATGGATGAGGCCGAGGGCTTCCCGCCTTTGTTGAAACGCGCCGTGGCCGCTGCCGCAGACAGATCGCGGGAGTTGGCCAATGGCTGA
- a CDS encoding YbjN domain-containing protein — MALSEHYLEEDVHPIDIVENIAAHHDWEFDRVADDQIAMAVEGQWRTYSITLAWSAYDETLRLICTFEMEPPAEKLPQLYELLNLVNDQCWAGAFSFWPDQQLMVYRYGLVLAGGQVAGPEQIDTMIGVAVMSAERYYPALQLLVWGDQTPKAAMDVAIAEAYGRA; from the coding sequence ATGGCCCTGTCCGAGCATTACCTTGAAGAAGACGTTCACCCGATTGATATCGTTGAAAATATCGCGGCGCACCATGATTGGGAGTTTGACCGCGTGGCGGATGACCAGATCGCCATGGCTGTCGAAGGCCAATGGCGAACCTATTCGATCACGCTGGCATGGTCTGCCTATGACGAAACGCTGCGCCTGATTTGCACCTTCGAGATGGAGCCGCCTGCCGAAAAACTGCCTCAGCTTTACGAATTGTTAAACCTCGTCAACGATCAATGCTGGGCGGGGGCGTTCAGTTTCTGGCCGGATCAGCAGTTGATGGTCTACCGTTACGGCTTGGTGCTGGCCGGTGGGCAGGTCGCGGGGCCAGAGCAGATTGATACGATGATCGGTGTCGCTGTCATGAGCGCCGAACGCTATTACCCGGCGCTGCAATTGCTCGTCTGGGGCGATCAAACCCCCAAGGCCGCGATGGACGTCGCCATTGCAGAGGCTTACGGCCGGGCGTAA
- a CDS encoding accessory factor UbiK family protein, giving the protein MQTRNKFFDDVSQMMTNAMGVAQGAKDEAETAMKGMLDRWLADRDFVTREEFDAVRAMAQKAREENEALKARLDKLETKG; this is encoded by the coding sequence ATGCAGACCCGTAACAAGTTTTTCGATGACGTCTCACAGATGATGACAAACGCGATGGGCGTCGCCCAAGGTGCCAAGGATGAGGCCGAGACTGCCATGAAGGGCATGCTCGACCGTTGGCTCGCTGATCGTGATTTTGTCACCCGCGAAGAATTCGACGCGGTGCGTGCCATGGCGCAAAAGGCCCGCGAAGAGAACGAAGCGCTGAAAGCGCGGCTCGACAAGCTCGAAACCAAGGGCTGA
- the lgt gene encoding prolipoprotein diacylglyceryl transferase, producing MIAMLPFPDIAPEIFSVNLFGATFALRWYALAYIVGILLGWRIATAAVKRPQLWKNDTPVMKPGQVEDLLFWVILGVILGGRLGYVLFYQPAYYLSNPAAILQLWEGGMSFHGGALGVILAGLFYTWRHRIPVISTGDMVCLGLAPGLFLGRLANFINAELWGRPTDLPWGVAFPGEAAQFCPDVAGICARHPSQLYEALLEGLVLGGVLIWMAWKRGALKMPGLIGGTFLAGYGAARFAVEFLRQPDAQFVTPGNPLGLAWHIGGWGLTMGQILSLPMIAVGIFLIIRARRQA from the coding sequence ATGATAGCCATGCTCCCCTTCCCCGATATCGCGCCGGAAATTTTTTCGGTTAACCTGTTTGGTGCCACCTTCGCGCTGCGCTGGTATGCGCTGGCCTATATCGTGGGCATTCTGCTGGGCTGGCGCATCGCCACCGCGGCGGTCAAACGCCCACAACTGTGGAAGAATGACACGCCCGTCATGAAGCCCGGTCAGGTCGAGGACCTGCTCTTTTGGGTCATTCTGGGCGTCATTCTTGGCGGACGGTTGGGCTATGTGCTGTTTTACCAACCGGCCTATTACCTGTCGAACCCCGCCGCCATCTTGCAGCTCTGGGAGGGCGGCATGTCCTTCCATGGTGGGGCGCTTGGGGTCATTCTGGCCGGGCTCTTCTATACTTGGCGGCATCGCATCCCGGTGATCTCGACCGGAGATATGGTGTGTTTGGGGTTGGCGCCGGGCCTGTTTCTGGGGCGGCTGGCGAATTTCATCAACGCCGAGCTCTGGGGCCGTCCGACCGATCTGCCTTGGGGCGTGGCCTTCCCCGGCGAGGCAGCGCAGTTCTGCCCCGACGTGGCCGGCATCTGCGCCCGGCACCCCTCGCAACTCTATGAGGCGCTGCTGGAGGGGCTGGTCTTGGGCGGCGTGCTGATCTGGATGGCATGGAAACGCGGTGCGCTGAAAATGCCCGGCCTGATCGGCGGCACCTTCCTCGCGGGCTATGGCGCGGCACGTTTCGCGGTTGAGTTCCTGCGCCAGCCAGATGCGCAATTCGTCACCCCCGGCAACCCACTGGGGCTGGCGTGGCATATCGGCGGCTGGGGGCTGACCATGGGGCAGATCCTGTCGCTGCCGATGATCGCCGTAGGCATCTTTTTGATCATTCGGGCGCGGCGGCAGGCATGA
- a CDS encoding class I SAM-dependent methyltransferase → MSLKDHLLARIALEGPMRLDDYMQSCLLHPDWGYYTTRAPFGAEGDFITAPEISQMFGELIGLSLAQSWLDQGAPAPFTLAELGPGRGTLMADMLRACAQVPGFLAAAKITLVEASPALRDVQRETLQGHDITWLDSAADLPDAPLFLIANEFFDALPIRQFIRQGAGWAERRVGAAEGALAFGLGPVTPQPALTHRLEDTKDGDLVERCAPAAEIMQQIGSRIAAHGGAALIVDYGDWRALGDTLQALQNHAPVDPLASPGHADLTAHVDFEALALACPCPHSRVVTQGVFLERLGITPRAQKLAELLTGDALGSHIAAHRRLTHPAEMGNLFKVMGLYQKGQTPPPGTEV, encoded by the coding sequence ATGAGCCTGAAGGACCATCTGCTGGCGCGGATTGCCTTGGAAGGGCCGATGCGGCTGGACGACTATATGCAGTCCTGCCTGCTGCATCCCGACTGGGGCTATTACACGACCCGCGCGCCCTTTGGCGCAGAGGGGGATTTCATAACGGCGCCGGAGATCAGCCAGATGTTTGGCGAGTTGATCGGCCTGTCGCTGGCGCAAAGCTGGCTGGATCAGGGTGCGCCCGCGCCTTTCACGTTGGCCGAGCTTGGGCCGGGGCGCGGCACATTGATGGCCGATATGCTGCGCGCCTGCGCGCAGGTGCCGGGATTTCTGGCCGCTGCGAAGATTACGCTGGTCGAAGCCTCCCCCGCTCTGCGCGACGTGCAGCGTGAGACGTTGCAAGGCCATGACATCACTTGGTTGGATAGCGCTGCAGACTTGCCCGATGCGCCGCTTTTCCTGATTGCGAACGAGTTTTTTGACGCGCTCCCGATCCGCCAGTTCATCCGCCAAGGCGCAGGCTGGGCGGAGCGGCGGGTCGGCGCGGCAGAGGGCGCGCTGGCCTTCGGCCTTGGGCCCGTGACCCCGCAGCCCGCCCTCACGCACCGGCTGGAGGATACGAAGGACGGCGATCTGGTCGAGCGTTGCGCCCCAGCGGCAGAGATCATGCAACAGATCGGCAGCCGCATCGCAGCCCATGGCGGCGCCGCACTGATCGTCGACTATGGCGATTGGCGGGCCTTGGGCGACACCCTGCAAGCCTTGCAGAATCACGCCCCCGTAGACCCGCTGGCCAGCCCGGGCCATGCCGATCTGACCGCTCATGTCGATTTCGAGGCGCTCGCCCTCGCCTGCCCCTGCCCCCATAGCCGCGTCGTCACCCAAGGCGTTTTTCTTGAGCGTTTGGGCATCACCCCCCGCGCGCAGAAATTGGCCGAACTCCTGACCGGTGACGCGCTTGGCAGCCACATTGCCGCACATCGGCGGTTGACGCACCCGGCGGAAATGGGAAACCTGTTCAAAGTAATGGGGCTCTACCAAAAAGGTCAGACCCCGCCCCCGGGGACAGAAGTATGA
- the pgeF gene encoding peptidoglycan editing factor PgeF: protein MTLEILTSDALAPLRHGFFTRRGGASSGVFSGLNCGSGSSDQSEIVRINRARAAEAMGLPADHLVGVHQVHSATVVTVTEPRDDKPRADALVTKTPGIALSILTADCQPVLFADAQAGVVGAAHAGWRGALDGILEATVDAMVDLGATREKITAVIGPSISQRAYEVGPEFLDNFMSADPEFARYFAQGEGDRLHFDLPGFGLNRLRAAGVGHAEWTRHCTYADASRFYSYRRTTHAKEADYGRLLSAITL from the coding sequence ATGACGCTCGAAATTCTCACATCCGATGCGCTTGCCCCTCTGCGGCACGGGTTCTTCACCCGCCGTGGCGGCGCGTCATCGGGAGTGTTTTCCGGGCTGAACTGCGGCAGCGGCAGCTCGGACCAGTCCGAGATTGTGCGCATCAACCGCGCCCGCGCTGCCGAGGCGATGGGCCTGCCCGCTGACCACCTTGTCGGGGTGCATCAGGTCCACTCTGCCACCGTCGTCACCGTGACAGAACCTCGCGACGACAAGCCCCGCGCCGATGCGCTGGTGACCAAAACCCCCGGCATCGCCCTGTCGATCCTGACCGCCGACTGCCAGCCCGTGCTCTTTGCGGATGCGCAGGCCGGTGTGGTCGGCGCGGCCCATGCGGGCTGGCGCGGCGCGCTTGATGGGATACTTGAGGCGACCGTCGATGCGATGGTTGATCTGGGCGCCACGCGCGAAAAGATCACTGCGGTGATCGGCCCCTCGATCAGCCAGCGCGCCTATGAGGTCGGGCCAGAGTTTCTTGACAACTTCATGAGCGCCGACCCAGAGTTTGCCCGTTACTTTGCCCAAGGCGAAGGTGACCGTCTGCATTTCGACTTGCCGGGCTTTGGCCTGAACCGTCTGCGCGCGGCGGGTGTGGGCCATGCGGAATGGACGCGGCATTGCACCTATGCCGACGCCTCGCGATTCTATTCCTACCGGCGCACGACCCACGCCAAAGAGGCTGACTATGGCCGCCTGCTCTCGGCCATCACGCTCTGA
- a CDS encoding Hint domain-containing protein, with the protein MTQTAATDLEVPPPAPMRSYEVAALRADGSLYIGQDTAPAAPLFESAFAAFARGTLIQTVQGDIAIEDLQPGDMINTSSGEPARLIWIGSSSFIPADSGRRLSLLRIMPDSFGEGRPSSFLTLGPAARVLQTPPHLRAEAGSTRMLTPVRAFLDGVNVIEVAPPTPVRLFHICLSRHAAIKAGGLEMETFHPGAQALRDAAPNLRDRFLSMFPQIAHATDFGPLAHPRAPETTEDSPKD; encoded by the coding sequence ATGACACAGACCGCCGCCACCGATCTTGAAGTTCCGCCGCCTGCGCCAATGCGCAGCTATGAAGTTGCCGCCCTGCGCGCCGATGGTTCGCTCTATATCGGGCAAGACACTGCGCCCGCCGCGCCGCTTTTCGAATCCGCCTTTGCGGCCTTCGCCCGTGGGACGCTGATCCAGACGGTGCAGGGCGACATCGCCATTGAGGACCTTCAGCCCGGCGACATGATCAATACCTCATCGGGGGAACCGGCGCGATTGATCTGGATCGGGTCCAGCAGCTTCATCCCGGCGGACAGCGGGCGGCGGCTTTCGCTGCTCCGCATCATGCCCGACAGTTTCGGAGAGGGGCGCCCCAGCTCGTTCCTCACCCTTGGTCCCGCCGCACGGGTGCTACAAACGCCGCCTCACCTGCGGGCAGAGGCGGGCAGCACCCGTATGCTGACCCCGGTTCGCGCGTTTTTGGATGGGGTCAACGTGATTGAGGTCGCCCCGCCGACCCCGGTGCGCCTGTTCCATATCTGCCTGTCGCGCCATGCGGCGATCAAGGCAGGCGGGTTGGAGATGGAGACCTTTCACCCCGGTGCACAGGCTCTGCGCGACGCCGCGCCCAACCTTCGGGATCGGTTTCTGTCAATGTTTCCGCAGATCGCGCATGCGACGGATTTCGGCCCCCTCGCCCATCCCCGCGCGCCTGAAACCACAGAAGACAGCCCAAAGGACTGA